The Clavelina lepadiformis chromosome 3, kaClaLepa1.1, whole genome shotgun sequence region TACGTCGAACTGTGACATACAATCCAAAAAAAATACTTACCCAAAGCAGCTGGCAACGTGACATCCACTCCAACAAATTTGGTTGCAAATGGACGAAATCACCACGAGGCCCTCATCATCGATCACGTGATCATATTCATCCGCAGACAACTTCAGGGTTAGAAACTTTTCACCAAATTCCTTGTCAATTGTTGTCGTAAGTTGCACTACTAAAACTTATTgaattcattcatttattcaAATCAGTAAATAGAAAATTGCATTATTACATGAATGCACACAATTCGAACattgagttttttttttaagataatttttaaaatttacattcATTAAAACTTCAAAGCACAAAAGTAATATAGTGTGACAATCCGACAATCCGTACTTGATAACAAAAACACGctgcaaacattttgatacaTCAACGAACTAAAGTAGTTTGAACAATTTGAATTTAGAAATCCTAATAAATTGTacgattttgtttaaaaaaaagttggtTAACTAAAGTAGCTTTTCATATGGTATCGTATTTTTTTGCCGCAAATAATGCGGACAAATTGTTTAAAGATAAGATAGAGCAAAGAAAGTAACACTCATTcagttattttattgttttatttgtaactCATTATCAGTATTAATAACGAAGGGACacctttttaaattttgtacgAATTCTAACAGAGTAGCATCATTACTCATTACCCGAATAAGTTCATAAATCTAAATAATCGCAGCAAAAAtaagtttgattgtttttctttacttaGCTTTCATCTTGTTATTTATCCTGTTTTATTCGGTAATCATGCCAAACAAAGATTAGAACTTTTTTAATCATGGTTCTGTTGTTCATGTATCGTTTATGATTTATTGTCGTTTACTCTGCCATGTGCGTTAAGTTCATCGACATCAACTTATGTCAACAAAAATGCTTCAGAAagcttaaaacattttaattaaaatgattacACGTCCATAAATTGCACTTAGCGGAATcattacttttttatattgttcAGCCGTATTTCGCTAATTTAGTAGACTATGTTAACGGTAACTATCCCCACTAAATAACACGCTACCGGTACTCGCGTTATGCTTTTAGCAGAAGTAGCTTGTCAAGGCTGCAAGGCCTGTCTATCGATCGAACATCTATatcaggggttcttaaagtatgggtcgcgacccaaacatgggtcgcggagggtcagaaaatgggtcgcgacatagtgacataggtgggtcgcgacataggttaatataatataatataggtctataggacattaaaatgggtcgcgacataggtttgggtcgtgaggtgatcatgaaactcagatttgggtcgcgctcaaaaaagtttaagaaccgctgATCTATATTCTATAGTGTTATAGTAGGCCAGGCTTTCGGCCTCTGCTTATAGCATACGAGTGCCTGAATAAAATTCTATAATAGGGAAATATGTCACACTGTAGACcagaggtcgggaacctatggctcgcgagccagatatggctcttttgatgacggcatctggctcgcagataaatctaagctggcatttcttagcacaattgttacgaataaaacttttctgttatttgtagttttgtaatttctgtaccatgcagcaccagaaatagcattaacagtaattagcatgttattaaagagtaaattcagacatttaccgttgtctaaaatagttggttttgcttaaaaatgcacacgttagttgcattaagtgttgaaaaatattatatggctctaacggaaataaaattaacaatatgtgGCTTTCATGGCTCTCTTAcccaaaaaggttcccgacccctgctGTAGACTGTGTCAGTATTCGCCGAGATCTCAGGAGAGAGGAAGCACAATTTCGGTGTTCTGAATTCACTGTGCAGTCGTAGCCGTGCACCGTGTATGTTATAGCCCCAATCCTTGTATGGAAAGCTTGTATTATAGCCTAGCACAGGGAGATTTACGCCAAAAAATATAGTTAATATATAGAGTTATACCACGCCAATATGAAAACTAGTTATTTTCCTTTGCAACTATTAGACCCTATCCGAGTTACTgtttgggtggcaagattttttcaatcgCCTATTACTTAACAATGGCAATTGTTGGCctactttgattctttttcaaattacaaACGGTTTAGGAATCGGATTGTAATGATTTTGCTCAGGTGAATAGCATATATATGATATTcttgatttgataaaaaaaaaatattgaaaatatgtttccCAGTTGTTATTTTAAAGCGGTTTGAATCCTATGCACTGGACTTGTTAATTATGACGTCTAGATACGTCAGTACATAATCAGCGAAGTATGCGACATAAAATGCGTAAAAATTTCATGGTATCTGCGGTACATGCGTGTAATAtaagtaattttgtttgtatttactGCTTATCtagttttaaactttgcttgtaATGCAAGGAAATATTACATGTGTAACGCACCCCAGATACCATGCAAACTTTTACACATTTCATATCACGTGCTAAGCTGACCATGTAACGTAACCTTATGtcaaatcttgccacccaaaacAAGATGGCAGCTGGAACTTGGAATGAAAATTCGAAATTCTTATTTGAATGAATGGAGCCGATTCTAAGTCGCTGGCTTCACccttttaataatttattatattGATGTGATGGGTCTCGTTTACTATTTCAGTCATATATCAGGATCGAGTATTGAGGaattattatgtcacaatttcttttctattacTTCATAACTCTTGACCTTTCATGTTGAAATGCAAAAGTATAAGAGACCCGAAGTGTCACATTGCTGGCtttatacaataaaaatgtaatttgttttcaGCTGGAACTTGTAGGTTAATCAAAACAATAGACGCAACTTCCAAACTATCTACCAATTCTtccttttttacaaaaaaaatgacAACTACTGTTGCTGGCGGTAGCAAGATATTTGATGCTTTTAAAGCATTAGGTCTGCATTCGTCTCATCTTGGCCATGTAACAAGATATCATCAACGTCATGAAGAGAGTTATGTTATCACTGCTGTTGGTGATGTTTTTCACACGTACAACTGTTCAAAATTTGGCCTGTGTCAAGTCAGCAATCGACACGAATCTGACATCGAATGCATTGCAGCCGATGCATTTCTAGTGTACACAGCTTGTGGCAATGTTGTTTACGCATACCAGCATAACAAACATGTGAAACAAACATATCATGGTCATCGTAAACCTGTTCATTTGTTGCTGCCTTTTGGTAAACATTTGATTACAGTTGACCAGTCAAGCAATGTGAGGGTGTGGCACATCGAAAGTGGAGAGGAGTTTCTATCAATTGAGTTTAGTTCCCAGACATTTCATATCACTGCACTGCTTCATCCAAGCACTTACGTTAATAAAGTTCTGTTCGGTAGCAAACAAGGCAAACTACAGCTGTGGAACATCAGTCGTAACAAACTAGTTTATGAATTTAAGGAATCAAAATCTTCCCCTGTGAAGACATTAGAACAAGCCCCAGCAGTCGATGTAGTAGCCATTGGTTATGAAAGCGGCGACATTGTTCTTTATAACTTAAGAATGGATGTTTTAATCATGGAGTTGGTGCAACATTATGGAGCTGTTACTGCGATAAGTTTTCGAACTGATGGAGAGACCATAATGGCCACTGGCACTCTAAGTGGTCATATTTGCCTTTGGGACTTGGAAGAAAAAAGATTGACAAGCTTGTTAGAAGATGCCCATTCCTCACCAGTAGCGGGGTTAACTTTTTTGTCCAATCAAGCTCTACTAATATCCAACTCAGTTGATAATTCTTTGAAAATGTGGGCATTTGACAAAAACAATGGCGATGGTAACTTGCTCAGAGAAAGAGGCGGCCATCGTTCTTCAATAACAAAAGTTCGTTTCTACAAAGACACCTCCATACTCTCCACAGGTAATGATTCCACGTTACGACTTTTCTCGTGCACACATCCCCGCAAAGATAAAAACCTCGGCCAGGCATCGTTGAACAGAAAGAAAGCACGCAAGCAATCAGTGAAGTTGGATGATGGTAAACTTCCTCCTATCGTTGACTTTGCAATTGAATCCGCCAGGGAAGGGCAGTGGGACGGTGTAATTGCCATTCATCACCGCCACCCAATGGCAACTACATGGAACGTCCAAAACGGTCGAATGGGATCTCATAAATTTCTTCACGAAAATACAAGCTTTACAAAAAGCGATAACAGATTCAGAATGCAGAAATGCTTCGTGAGTAGCGTAGCATCCACAGCATGTGGCAACTTTTGTCTGGTAGGGTACAACACTGGTCATTTGGATCTCTACAACATTCAATCAGGAATCAGTCGAGGTCATTATTTTGACCGATCTTTGGGTCAAAAGCTGGCAAAGGCCCACTCGGCTGTTGTAAAGGGAATTGCAATTGATGCATTGAATCAGATGACTATTTCTATTGGTTTGGAGGGAGTTGTGAAATTTTGGagatttaaagaaaaatcatTGATTGAAACAACACGGATCAATGTTACTCCATCTAGTGTTGAGCTTCATCGTGGAAGTGGAATGCTCGCCATCGTCTGTGACGACTTCTCACTTCTTGTCATTGATATTGAAACTCGGAAAATAGTCAGAAGGTTCAGCGGGCATTCAGGGAGAATTAACGACATGACTTGGAGTGCTGATGCTCACTGGATCGTAACGGCAAGCGCAGACTGCACGGTACGGACGTGGGACCTACCGTCTGCCTCGATGGTCGATTGTTTTATGTTAGATAGCGCGGTTACGAGTCTATCGCTCTCACCTACCTCAGACCTTCTCGCAACAACTCACGCCGATGATGTTGGAATTTACTTGTGGTCAAATAAGTCTCTCTACAGCCCCGTCTTCTTGAATGCTCTTCCAAACAGCTACCATCCTGAGGAAGTTGTGGAATTACCAGTTACTCTGCCATCCACTGATGAAGAAGTGGCAGATGTTGAAGACAAAGATGCAGTGGAACCAGACCAGCCAAACGACATGATGAATCAACTTGAAACTGACCTTATTACCCTTTCAAATATGCCTTACTCAAAGTgggcaaatgttttgaagCTTGATGTCATTCGGCAACGAAATAAACCAAAAGAACCACCCAAGGCACCTGTCAATGCCCCGTTTTTCCTACCTACCTCATCCTCTTTAAATCCTGATTTCTTAGTTGATAATGAAGCCAAGGATCATTCTTCCAAATTAATTACAACGAAACCACTGCAACAGTTTTCACAGTTTGCTCTCACCTTGCTAAATGCTGAAGGAAATTATGGAGAAGTTTTGACCACCCTGAAGAAAATGACACTATCAGCAGTCGATACGGAAATTCGCACTTTGTCACCAGATAATGGGGGTTCAGCCGGTCTATTGGAAACTTTTCTGGATTTCGTTGAACATCACGTTGATTCAAAACGTGATTTTGAACTCATTCAAGCTTATTTTAGTATGTTTTTAACAGTTCACACGGAGACCTTGGCCAATATGACCAACATTGAACACAAACTTTCAGAACTTTCCAGAAAACTTGATCAAGACAGAAGGGAGTTGTCAGAGTTGTTAAACCAAAATATGTGcattgttaattttataaagTCCGCAACTTTGTAGTGACTTTGTCACTGTGTTAAAATTATGACTGTTTGTTGTAATTTATTACTGTGTTGGACTTGGATGTGATCGTTTTATGTAAATAATCCtccaaaactttttcttgaaCTGCTCCAATGACTACTTTGGTATAGCAGGTCAGGAGTGAAATGTTTAGTTAGAGATAAACCGTATGAAAGTGAAAGCAAATCTACACCAAAATAATCCCACTGCGCAAAGGTTAGTGGCATTAAAATCAAGATTTGTCTACAATTCCGTCACTTTCTGAATATGAGAGCTGAAGTTAGTTTCGGGCCAGTGgtattgaaacaaaaatttgaaatgcaaACTAGTGTTTGATACCCAGTGTGTTACCGTGTCAATGTCCTTGGGTAAGGTAATAGCGACGCTTGTTCAGTGGTTCTGATGATCAAGTCCATATTCGGGCGATAAGCTACAGCATAAAATAGAAATTGTAGGCCTATTTACCAATCAGAATTTTCACACAGGCAAGCTCGGTGACCGAGGCTCAAGCGATGAGAATTCGGCAATTCGTGCGAAGActcagtctgaggataaaAATTAGATATCAAGTTATCAACCCACGGAATTTCATAACTCAATTTACCGCCTCGTGGCTTGATGCAAACGCTACGTATGAAAACACAAACCGACCGACAATCATTGATCATATGTTTAGGCCATATTGCATTCTGTGACGCAGTCAATGTGTTTTCAACCACACGTTTCGGCTGTTGACAGTAGAGTTTATTTGATGGAAGACGAGAATTGGTGTCCATTGTAAGCGCTAAGAGACgcaatttttctttgaagCGTCATGCTATCGTGTACATCAAGTTTTCCCAATAAGCACTAGATCACGGGTTATTTCTTATATGTAGTGGGTGTAGTCGACTTTATAGTTAAATTAGTAATCACAACGTCGGGTTAAGAATCGCAGAACATGGTTCAATGTGAGTCCATCAGCATTAAGCTGAACCGATCGTTTTGAACTTCAAAAAGTTTCAGCGTAAAGTATATCTTCCCAAGTTTGATTTATTTCCAGAACTGCAGCAAGCCCAATTTAAGGTTACTAGGTCAAGCTATGGCTTAATGGCAACAGCAAAAGGAGTAGCCGTACTTCTATAACTTTTAGCAAAATATTCTGACTTTCGAAatcatttaataaaaaagtgGTGGGACCAGCCGGGTTCTATTGGAAATATGTGAAATTTACTTCCATGCCCAcc contains the following coding sequences:
- the LOC143450275 gene encoding WD repeat-containing protein 36-like produces the protein MTTTVAGGSKIFDAFKALGLHSSHLGHVTRYHQRHEESYVITAVGDVFHTYNCSKFGLCQVSNRHESDIECIAADAFLVYTACGNVVYAYQHNKHVKQTYHGHRKPVHLLLPFGKHLITVDQSSNVRVWHIESGEEFLSIEFSSQTFHITALLHPSTYVNKVLFGSKQGKLQLWNISRNKLVYEFKESKSSPVKTLEQAPAVDVVAIGYESGDIVLYNLRMDVLIMELVQHYGAVTAISFRTDGETIMATGTLSGHICLWDLEEKRLTSLLEDAHSSPVAGLTFLSNQALLISNSVDNSLKMWAFDKNNGDGNLLRERGGHRSSITKVRFYKDTSILSTGNDSTLRLFSCTHPRKDKNLGQASLNRKKARKQSVKLDDGKLPPIVDFAIESAREGQWDGVIAIHHRHPMATTWNVQNGRMGSHKFLHENTSFTKSDNRFRMQKCFVSSVASTACGNFCLVGYNTGHLDLYNIQSGISRGHYFDRSLGQKLAKAHSAVVKGIAIDALNQMTISIGLEGVVKFWRFKEKSLIETTRINVTPSSVELHRGSGMLAIVCDDFSLLVIDIETRKIVRRFSGHSGRINDMTWSADAHWIVTASADCTVRTWDLPSASMVDCFMLDSAVTSLSLSPTSDLLATTHADDVGIYLWSNKSLYSPVFLNALPNSYHPEEVVELPVTLPSTDEEVADVEDKDAVEPDQPNDMMNQLETDLITLSNMPYSKWANVLKLDVIRQRNKPKEPPKAPVNAPFFLPTSSSLNPDFLVDNEAKDHSSKLITTKPLQQFSQFALTLLNAEGNYGEVLTTLKKMTLSAVDTEIRTLSPDNGGSAGLLETFLDFVEHHVDSKRDFELIQAYFSMFLTVHTETLANMTNIEHKLSELSRKLDQDRRELSELLNQNMCIVNFIKSATL